A genomic region of Megalobrama amblycephala isolate DHTTF-2021 linkage group LG6, ASM1881202v1, whole genome shotgun sequence contains the following coding sequences:
- the tlk1a gene encoding serine/threonine-protein kinase tousled-like 1 isoform X2: MSAQSNSGSLEGAPSWLQQQQRLSSASPAPLSLTHSAPLAPAKEGAMEELHSLDPRRQELLEARFLGGVSGNTVGSTGSASGGTKTLTNNECSNHSFGSLGSSSDKESEGSDGKRGSSPAYSTPEKKHSESSRGRKRKADNQSESSQGKSVIRGPKISDYFDFQGGNGSSPVRGLPPVIRSPQNSHSHSAPGSSTRQSSSSPTSLCFVDSVISSRLMAVKSVQTDLTVVKLATIESNKNLDLEKKEGRIDDLLRANCDLRRQIDEQQKLLEKYKERLNKCITMSKKLLIEKSTQEKQACREKSMQDRLRLGHFTTVRHGASFTEQWTDGYAFQNLVKQQEWIIQQREEIERQRKLLAKRKPPSASSSQSPSTNSEPKQRKTKAVNGSENDPFLKPSLPQLLTLAEYHEQEEIFKLRLGHLKKEEAEIQAELERLERVRNLHIRELKRINNEDSSQFKDHPTLNERYLLLHLLGRGGFSEVYKAFDLIEQRYAAVKIHQLNKNWREEKKENYHKHACREYRIHKQLDHPRIVKLYDYFSLDTDTFCTVLEYCEGNDLDFYLKQHKLMSEKEARSIVMQIVNALRYLNEIKPPIIHYDLKPGNILLVDGTACGEIKITDFGLSKIMDDDNYGVDGMDLTSQGAGTYWYLPPECFVVGKEPPKISNKVDVWSVGVIFFQCLYGRKPFGHNQSQQDILQENTILKATEVQFPSKPVASNEAKAFIRRCLAYRKEDRFDVHQLGSDSYLLPHIRRASSSGTLAPNSASY; the protein is encoded by the exons GTGCTATGGAGGAGCTGCACAGTTTGGACCCGCGCCGGCAGGAGTTGCTGGAGGCCAGATTTCTGGGCGGAGTCAGTGGAAACACAGTGGGCAGCACTGGCAGCGCTAGCGGAGGAACCAAA ACCTTGACAAACAACGAATGCTCCAATCACAGTTTTGGTAGTCTGGGCTCctccagtgataaagagtcaGAG GGATCAGATGGGAAAAGAGGAAGTTCTCCTGCGTATTCA ACTCCTGAAAAGAAGCACTCTGAATCATCACGGGGCAGGAAGAGAAAAGctgacaaccaatcagagagCAGTCAGG GAAAGTCTGTCATTCGGGGACCGAAAATTAGTGATTATTTTGAT TTTCAGGGTGGTAATGGGTCCAGTCCAGTAAGAGGTTTACCGCCTGTCATCCGTTCACCCCAGAACTCACATTCCCACTCTGCACCAGGATCAAGC ACCCGGCAAAGCAGCTCGTCTCCCACCAGTCTGTGTTTTGTGGACTCTGTGATTTCTTCTAGACTGATGGCGGTCAAGAGTGTTCAG ACTGACCTAACGGTGGTGAAACTGGCCACTATAGAGAGCAATAAGAACCTGGACCTGGAGAAGAAGGAGGGCAGGATAGATGATCTGCTGCGG GCAAACTGTGATCTAAGAAGACAAATTGACGAACAACAAAAGCTTCTAGAAAAGTACAAAGAACGTTTAAACAAGTGCATCACCATGAGCAAGAAACTTTTGATTGAGAAG AGCACACAGGAGAAGCAGGCGTGTCGGGAGAAGAGCATGCAGGATCGACTGCGTTTGGGTCATTTCACCACTGTGAGACATGGAGCATCGTTTACAGAGCAGTGGACGGATGGATACGCCTTCCAGAACCTCGTCAA ACAGCAGGAATGGATCATTCAACAACGTGAAGAAATCGAGAGACAGAGAAAACTGTTAGCTAAGAGAAAACCACCATCAGCCAGCAGCTCACAGTCACCCAGCACCAACTCTGAGCCTAAACAACGTAAGACCAAGGCTGTGAACGGTTCCGAGAACGACCCCTTCCTCAAACCCAGCCTTCCACAGCT GCTTACATTAGCTGAGTACCATGAGCAGGAGGAGATCTTCAAACTGAGACTTGGCCATCTCAAAAAG GAGGAGGCAGAGATTCAGGCAGAGCTGGAGAGGTTGGAAAGGGTGCGAAATCTTCACATCCGAGAGTTGAAAAGAATAAACAATGAGGACAGCTCACA ATTCAAGGACCATCCCACCCTGAATGAACGCTATCTGCTGTTACATCTGCTTGGGCGGGGTGGTTTCAGTGAGGTCTACAAG GCGTTTGACTTAATTGAGCAACGGTACGCTGCTGTGAAGATTCATCAGCTCAACAAAAACTGGAGAGAggagaagaaagaaaattacCACAA ACACGCCTGTCGGGAATACCGAATACATAAACAATTGGATCATCCCAGAATAGTTAAACTGTATGATTACTTTTCACTGGACACAGACAC ATTCTGTACGGTTTTGGAATACTGTGAAGGAAATGATCTGGATTTCTACTTGAAACAGCACAAGCTGATGTCTGAGAAAGAAGCTCGCTCTATCGTCATGCAGATCGTTAATGCTTTACGATACCTGAATGAGATCAAGCCACCCATAATACACTATGACCTCAAACCTG GGAATATTTTACTGGTAGATGGAACTGCATGTGGAGAGATAAAGATCACAGATTTCGGACTGTCTAAAATCATGGACGATGACAACTACGGAGTAGATGGAATGGACCTGACATCACAAGGGGCAGGCACTTACTG GTACCTACCCCCTGAGTGTTTTGTGGTGGGTAAAGAGCCTCCAAAGATCTCCAATAAGGTGGACGTCTGGTCTGTCGGGGTCATATTTTTCCAGTGCCTCTATGGAAGAAAG CCATTTGGCCATAACCAGTCCCAGCAAGACATCCTGCAGGAGAACACCATCCTGAAAGCCACAGAGGTTCAGTTCCCTTCCAAACCTGTTGCCAGCAACGAGGCCAAG GCATTCATCCGCCGGTGTCTAGCCTACAGGAAAGAGGACCGGTTTGATGTGCACCAGCTGGGCAGTGACTCCTACCTGCTGCCTCACATAAGACGGGCCAGTTCGTCAGGAACCCTGGCACCAAACTCTGCCTCCTATTGA
- the tlk1a gene encoding serine/threonine-protein kinase tousled-like 1 isoform X4: protein MSAQSNSGSLEGAPSWLQQQQRLSSASPAPLSLTHSAPLAPAKEGAMEELHSLDPRRQELLEARFLGGVSGNTVGSTGSASGGTKTLTNNECSNHSFGSLGSSSDKESETPEKKHSESSRGRKRKADNQSESSQGKSVIRGPKISDYFDFQGGNGSSPVRGLPPVIRSPQNSHSHSAPGSSTRQSSSSPTSLCFVDSVISSRLMAVKSVQTDLTVVKLATIESNKNLDLEKKEGRIDDLLRANCDLRRQIDEQQKLLEKYKERLNKCITMSKKLLIEKSTQEKQACREKSMQDRLRLGHFTTVRHGASFTEQWTDGYAFQNLVKQQEWIIQQREEIERQRKLLAKRKPPSASSSQSPSTNSEPKQRKTKAVNGSENDPFLKPSLPQLLTLAEYHEQEEIFKLRLGHLKKEEAEIQAELERLERVRNLHIRELKRINNEDSSQFKDHPTLNERYLLLHLLGRGGFSEVYKAFDLIEQRYAAVKIHQLNKNWREEKKENYHKHACREYRIHKQLDHPRIVKLYDYFSLDTDTFCTVLEYCEGNDLDFYLKQHKLMSEKEARSIVMQIVNALRYLNEIKPPIIHYDLKPGNILLVDGTACGEIKITDFGLSKIMDDDNYGVDGMDLTSQGAGTYWYLPPECFVVGKEPPKISNKVDVWSVGVIFFQCLYGRKPFGHNQSQQDILQENTILKATEVQFPSKPVASNEAKAFIRRCLAYRKEDRFDVHQLGSDSYLLPHIRRASSSGTLAPNSASY from the exons GTGCTATGGAGGAGCTGCACAGTTTGGACCCGCGCCGGCAGGAGTTGCTGGAGGCCAGATTTCTGGGCGGAGTCAGTGGAAACACAGTGGGCAGCACTGGCAGCGCTAGCGGAGGAACCAAA ACCTTGACAAACAACGAATGCTCCAATCACAGTTTTGGTAGTCTGGGCTCctccagtgataaagagtcaGAG ACTCCTGAAAAGAAGCACTCTGAATCATCACGGGGCAGGAAGAGAAAAGctgacaaccaatcagagagCAGTCAGG GAAAGTCTGTCATTCGGGGACCGAAAATTAGTGATTATTTTGAT TTTCAGGGTGGTAATGGGTCCAGTCCAGTAAGAGGTTTACCGCCTGTCATCCGTTCACCCCAGAACTCACATTCCCACTCTGCACCAGGATCAAGC ACCCGGCAAAGCAGCTCGTCTCCCACCAGTCTGTGTTTTGTGGACTCTGTGATTTCTTCTAGACTGATGGCGGTCAAGAGTGTTCAG ACTGACCTAACGGTGGTGAAACTGGCCACTATAGAGAGCAATAAGAACCTGGACCTGGAGAAGAAGGAGGGCAGGATAGATGATCTGCTGCGG GCAAACTGTGATCTAAGAAGACAAATTGACGAACAACAAAAGCTTCTAGAAAAGTACAAAGAACGTTTAAACAAGTGCATCACCATGAGCAAGAAACTTTTGATTGAGAAG AGCACACAGGAGAAGCAGGCGTGTCGGGAGAAGAGCATGCAGGATCGACTGCGTTTGGGTCATTTCACCACTGTGAGACATGGAGCATCGTTTACAGAGCAGTGGACGGATGGATACGCCTTCCAGAACCTCGTCAA ACAGCAGGAATGGATCATTCAACAACGTGAAGAAATCGAGAGACAGAGAAAACTGTTAGCTAAGAGAAAACCACCATCAGCCAGCAGCTCACAGTCACCCAGCACCAACTCTGAGCCTAAACAACGTAAGACCAAGGCTGTGAACGGTTCCGAGAACGACCCCTTCCTCAAACCCAGCCTTCCACAGCT GCTTACATTAGCTGAGTACCATGAGCAGGAGGAGATCTTCAAACTGAGACTTGGCCATCTCAAAAAG GAGGAGGCAGAGATTCAGGCAGAGCTGGAGAGGTTGGAAAGGGTGCGAAATCTTCACATCCGAGAGTTGAAAAGAATAAACAATGAGGACAGCTCACA ATTCAAGGACCATCCCACCCTGAATGAACGCTATCTGCTGTTACATCTGCTTGGGCGGGGTGGTTTCAGTGAGGTCTACAAG GCGTTTGACTTAATTGAGCAACGGTACGCTGCTGTGAAGATTCATCAGCTCAACAAAAACTGGAGAGAggagaagaaagaaaattacCACAA ACACGCCTGTCGGGAATACCGAATACATAAACAATTGGATCATCCCAGAATAGTTAAACTGTATGATTACTTTTCACTGGACACAGACAC ATTCTGTACGGTTTTGGAATACTGTGAAGGAAATGATCTGGATTTCTACTTGAAACAGCACAAGCTGATGTCTGAGAAAGAAGCTCGCTCTATCGTCATGCAGATCGTTAATGCTTTACGATACCTGAATGAGATCAAGCCACCCATAATACACTATGACCTCAAACCTG GGAATATTTTACTGGTAGATGGAACTGCATGTGGAGAGATAAAGATCACAGATTTCGGACTGTCTAAAATCATGGACGATGACAACTACGGAGTAGATGGAATGGACCTGACATCACAAGGGGCAGGCACTTACTG GTACCTACCCCCTGAGTGTTTTGTGGTGGGTAAAGAGCCTCCAAAGATCTCCAATAAGGTGGACGTCTGGTCTGTCGGGGTCATATTTTTCCAGTGCCTCTATGGAAGAAAG CCATTTGGCCATAACCAGTCCCAGCAAGACATCCTGCAGGAGAACACCATCCTGAAAGCCACAGAGGTTCAGTTCCCTTCCAAACCTGTTGCCAGCAACGAGGCCAAG GCATTCATCCGCCGGTGTCTAGCCTACAGGAAAGAGGACCGGTTTGATGTGCACCAGCTGGGCAGTGACTCCTACCTGCTGCCTCACATAAGACGGGCCAGTTCGTCAGGAACCCTGGCACCAAACTCTGCCTCCTATTGA